The following is a genomic window from Calliphora vicina chromosome 5, idCalVici1.1, whole genome shotgun sequence.
CTTCAGCGAACATcataataacatgatatgaccacTACTACTTTTGATTAATCGGTACATcataataacatgatatgaccgaaactgatggaactaaaaatacgaaatataATGATCTTAAGTGTTCGTGGTTAAATGTATGAAGTGacacagttgaataaaacacacttgtgtgttaaaacagtccttatgcatacatatttgtggaaatatttgaaaaaaataattgtgaatcacatggaatttagcaaactatttttgtcttaattacctggccaccactACTACTTTTGATTAATCGGTGAatagttaaaataataatttaaaaaaaaatttatatatatttatgtatatcttttagtagaaataaaaaaaagtataagcTATTGTAGCttttccaaaatattattttggaattgtgcttgTTTCCATCAAACAGCTGCGTGGATTTAGAATTTCATGGcataaataaagaattaaactatttttttttttatcatgaaAATACTTACTATCATCATTATATTTCTTCCAATGTTCAAAAAGATGATCTGATACATTTGCAATGCATTCAGATTTCGTAATGGGTACGAGACATTTATTGAGTTCACCATGTTCGTACAGTTTTACACATGCTTTGAAAGCGGCTGATATTTTTGCTTCCTTTGCCGTCGGATAATAATCActctataattaaataaatgtacatattaatttaataacacCTAAagagttttgaaaataaatacttaaaaaagatcactttgtccaaaaaaaaaatagaagattTCTTTATAATCAagttaaaaagttatttatcaattatataaaacaacttttttgaATGGGTTAATCTgagcaatataaataaataaaatgtttatggaATCTGAAAATGTCATTTATTATGGatatttttgtttctaaatgACCCGATTATTAAACTACTTATTGATGGATTGAGTTATTCCACGATCTATAATCTCTATACCTTTATACATACTTTAACAAACagataataatataatttatatactcACAATAATTGTTTCTCTGACGGTAGATTGAAGTGGCAAACACAAAGATACAGCTATTTTGCCCAGCTTATTTGGCGGCAATTTGCTATACCAAGGCTGTGAAGCACCAAAACTATCCCATGGCAAAGTCTGACAATAACGATGTAATAGTGCCAAAGCAGCTGAAGCAATCAAACGTGCGCCACTTGGTACTACGTATGGTGGTATAAGCTCAGCAAATTGTGTAGCGATTTCCTCTTCGGTCGGATCTTCACGATCCAAAGTGCGGCTCCTTAAAAACTCTTTTATCTGTTCATGTGTTTGGCGATAGGTTTTGATTTTTGTCAACGTCTGAAGTCTTTCTGTTTCCTTAACAAATACAGAATAATAAGAATTATTGGATCGTGCCCGACCCTTAGATTGTATGTAcgaattaaatgttttaaggGTATCAAATGCAAACACGTAATTGCATGCTTGCACATCAATGCCTTCTTCCAAGACATTCGAACAGATAATGATATTACACTGTTTCGAGCGAAATTCATCAATTGCCGACTTATTCCATTTTGTATCCAAAATACTTTCAATGCTATAGAGAATACTTTGTCGTCCCACCATAAATTGTGGACGAATAACATCTTTAAGTTCTGGAATCTGtgacatgtaattttttaatacgtaGTACAAACATTTTGCAGTGTAGCGTCGTTCTACAAACACCAAACATGCGATTTCATCGGCTCGTTTTCCCGAAAACATATCCTTCATATGTTTAAATAATGCTATTAGTTTTGGAGTAGAaaagttttcaattatttcaatagTGTTCCAATCGGTTTCCCCGTCGTCCAGCAAACTTTTCAGTTCATTGACAATAATATGTCGTATACGTTCACAACATTGTATAACGTAACGATATAAATTACGCAGGGCTAGCGTTTCAGCTTGTCgctttttaatttcatattcaaTTATCGGTGACATGATGGCTATAGATGCGGCGTATAAACCAAATTCCTTCATTTGGTGTTCAAAATCGTTTAGTAAATTACAGatggcattttttttatttggttcgCGTATATCTCCAAGGttttttgacatcttttttgGCAAGTTgccaatatcaaaatttttaatgacttcttGACATTGATTAATAATGTTCTTAACCTCATGATTTACACCGAAATCATGACTGTGACTGGAAAACGTCACCATTACTTCGATTGGCTTTGttgaatatctgaaaaattattacaatattgGGTATATATTAATTAGGGTatccaaattattcgatttttcttttattcgaataataaattttacttgTTCGTATAATTCGattacacatttaaaattagtcgaataattgacattttttttttaaaaaatgtaagaaattgaGTTCTCTTCGTCAAGTCGTATAGTTTGAAGTCATACATAATTGCGAGTCTGCTAATATATTTGCGTATTACTGCCGTtagttagttttttatttaatacttacaacattacatttttcatttgttccATGTCTCGAATTGTTACAATATTACCCCGAAATGTGGCCTCCAATTTCTTCAACTCTTCTAATACTTGTCCAAACTTGTTTCCCTTTATAATAACACCGGTTAAACCGATAATACGTGGCAATTTATTTTGATCACAGTACTGGAAGGCACGCAGAAACTCGTGCATTGGGTGATTACCGGTTGCATGGTGACATTCATCGATAATAACAATGCTCAAATctgttattttcaataaattatgaTTAACTATATCGACAAATATTTGTGCTGTACCAACTAAAAcctacaaataaacaaatacaaatagggacattaattacaaatatatgtatatgtatgtaggtatacatatttttaaatgtttatgttcATACCTGGTTATTATCAATTTCCGTTTCCCATTGCCTGGGACTCCAATTGTCAACATCTCGGTCGCCAATGTAGAGGccaatttttaaattggtagttttttttaactGCTTATATTGTTGGCGAGCCAACTCCACCGTATTGCACATAAAAATGGCACGTTTTCCTCCATTTTTAATAGTCCTGAAAAAGAGTGTAAATGTTAAATAGAAATAAAGATATACCTacatcgttaccttaatatagaaacgccctaactcgtgttttttttaagtcgaaattttttggctaaatctgggcttacaaaaaaaaagagttagggcctttccatattaaggtaacgatattcAGCATTCAATATTGTCAACAAGGCGTATTTATTGTCAACAAGGcgtattaaatgcaccttgattgtcaacttattataaaaataatacaaggcgaattcatattcGCCTTGAAATAATCATTAttaccaaggtgcatttaataaggtgccatccaaggcgtatttaacaaggtgacagcagtggcgaattgaaataaatacaggcgaattcacttattttttatatatagagtttgacatacgggcgtacgggcgaatattttttatatatgtagtttgacatttgtgcgtgctatttctataatcagctgtgctgccgatggcaccttattaaatgcaccttggtgccatcggcagcacagctgattatagaaatagcacgcacaaatgtcaaactacatatataaaaaatattcgcccgtacgtccgtatgtcaaactctatatataaaaaataagtgaattcgcctgtatttatttcaattcgccactgctgtcaccttgttaaatacgccttgattattaccaaggcgaatctatagaaggtgacgacagaactacagcaaatacaacatatacaaaaacaacaggtactgtttttgtaaaaagataagtgaacttttaaagttgcctgtggttgtttttgcttttgggtttgttgtatttttcgccacaacaaacacaagtgaattgacagttcacttgcaAGGCGAATCTAATAAGGTGACCTCGCGAGAACAGCTGATTACAGAACTAGCACGCgataatgtcaaactacatatataaaaaatattcgccggaACGCCattatgtcaaactccatatataaaaaataagtgaattcgcctgtatttatttcaattcgtcAATGCTGtcaccaaggtgcatttaataaggtgccatcggaagcacagctgattatagaaatagtacGCACgtattttattgcataatacGAATCTACacaactgattctatatgtggtcaaaatttggtgaaattctacttccacaaagtgattcaaaagatcaattgaaatattacttttgttaagATGACCATACGTCCTTTTTTTAGAGGACAATCATCTATTTGATTtcttctaaagccttttgggaaaaggtttcatgatgatctggcctaagcaaccagtgaagtgcgcataggaactagcttatccccaacaataaattttatgaatttatcaataattgggaattcagcacaattcttaccaaaattttttttaaatttgaaatggagatttgacactgccgttaaaaaaaaaattaaattttgtgggtcatacctgcgaataggttaacggtatcgtacgaagacaaaaattcaaataaaagtaaatatggatatattttaagtaaaaatatcttttattttaatatttctcagaaTATGTTAAttctgttcctacatttctagTTCTAATGGCGTgtctctaaaattttgtaaccaGTTTTTGtcctttatatctcattagaactacAGATATGCACACATTTCGattcgtttaaattttaattatgattATGATTAACTTCAAATATTTCATCCGAGCTaagattgttttcaatatacatacatacatttctgCTTTTATGTATgcctatacaattttttttaaacttcaatatgattatttttatttttgaaataaatttcaatattattgttaatcagttcttttttttataaaattacttaaaattagtaaaaagttagttttataCTGGTATATAAATATGGCAAACGTGAACTTTCAGAATGAAATTCTATATTGAGATTATTAATAATAGgcaatatatatacatacatatatgtatgtcaagaataaaaaataagttttgactTTATTAGACATACTTTCGGCCAGTTCTGCTGCTCTTATACCATTTACGTCTTAAAAACgtgaaataaaatacaattttaaactgtgCCATTGTTCTATAATTCTTGCAATAACACCTTCTAAAGATAACCATTTTGTTTGGCAAACACCTAATATTTTATGAGATTTCACAGAACAGTATTCCTGAAATTCTTTAAGCCCGTTAATTCTTTTGGGACTATGAgagaaaaaagtatatatagtaCCACAAAGAAGCTCAATATGTTTTGGCAACAAGTTACATGCATAACTAAAGCAGAGTTGGAGTGAGTGGCATATGCACTTAATGTAAAACAAGTCAGTTTCATTAGTAAGTAACGCCACCAGCCATAACGTTAGCACCGTCTGTTGCCAATCCGATCAAGTTTTTTAAAGGAACGTTATGTGCcgaaaagaaatctgttataaGTTGGAAAATTGAAACTGCATCTGCCTTAGTGATCTCTAATAATGCGATAAATCtatcttgtaaataaatattttttgatccaacctaccaaaaatcaatttaaactacCTTCCTACCAAACGAAAAAAATCCtaccaaatttggtaggaaaagaCCAAAACGGCAACGCTGTCCATGACATTCCATTTTAGTTGGTCGCCACACCTATTTAAGTGACCTTTACGGAGAAACACTTGATTACTGCAATTTACGATATCATTTTCTAAAGAACAAACACTATTTCATAAGCcgtaaataaaactatttgcaaaaatcaaacatcctaaataaaataatcgaaTGTAAATTTCATCATAATAATACTCACTCTTGTAGTTGTGAAGAAAAGTGCTTCAATGCTAAAATAGCAATGAAAGTTTTGCCTGCACCAGTTGGCAAATAAATAATACCATTTCGATTGCACACATAATTTAACACCTCCAACTGATATTGTCTCGGTTCAAGCtagaattaaaaacaaaaaaactatacaaattgtccaaataaataagaaaaacagtAATACTTACACTTTCCTTTTGTTCTCCTGTATCCATAATAATCTTCTTACAATCTCTTTTAATAAGCAAAGTATCAACAATCTTCGTCAAAGGTTCTAATGGAACTGAAGTGATATCGTATCGTTAGCACTGGGAATGTAGAGGAAATACGTGTACATTTATTGTTGGTTAAACGgggaaaaccattttttttttacaattttattccttttgccgacacaaatatttacatatgcTATAattcagggcacacttagaaacaatacaaaaacaacaggtattttgtttttgttaaaaagtagatgaactgtcaaagttgcctgttgttgtttttgcttttgggtttgttgtatttgcgccacaacaaccacaagtgaattgacaattcaaactgaataaaaaaaataatcagctgtttcatcgcagtcacctttctcaGTGTGCCCTGCTATAATTCAAGGCATATTCATATAAGGTGGTGGCagttcaacaaaaacaacaattgatcttaacatatgaatgtatgtcaaaaacagaaataagaaattaatgaaatgtctattaaaactaaagatagTGGTGGACCATGAGTGGTGGTttaacttatttatgtaaaaaataaatattttgttaataagcatagaatatgtagatattgaaaCATAGAAACAAGTTTTGACAACCGCTAGAaccaaacaaacgaaaaaaattaatcagctgtttgactttGTTTATATCTTACATCTGTTGCCAATAAATTGCATCAAAATCGCCAAAAACGAGgcaaaaattttaacgtttttgaGCTTTtaattatgagagctatcaaAACCCAAGATGTATTACActgcagccacacgatcaagtttttcttgatagtcttttacatatactgtttgtcaaaatttataaaaattgaaagcggtgacgtaggcagcacgcaacttgaaaacaattttagtacaaattggacataaaaatgtaatcagctgttttcttgaatgaaaaattgaaaaccaacttgaatgtgaaattgaatgcaagttcgtttcaattcttaaaagtgtgagtgtattagtaaaaaagtgtgagtgtattaaaacttgaaaggcaaaacttgatcgtgtaacccccaagttaacaaggtggcagcgtaactacaacaattacaacaatacaaaaacaatagtCACTTTTGTTTTGTGTAAAACCGTGTAAACtgtcaaaaaaaattcacaaaaacgcacttttatgaatgaaatagatttttttttaacacttttaaatattttatgcacataaagctgtgaaaaatactcacttttttaaatataaaataatctatttaatcttataacaaatttaaaaatgtttgtaaacaagCTTTTGACATTTCGCAAGGCAAAACACGagtagagcaaaaaatagtcagctggcgttacgctgccacctggttaaatatgccttgatcaaaaccaaaaaaattatttactctcCGATGGGTCCCTGgggaccttttttattttcaaactgaaattactccttGATGGTCCATGGGAAGTATACCAGTGTTTTGAGAACTGTTATTTGTTTCTTATCTGTAATAATCCGTGTACACTAGGGCTATATCCAAATTATGGCCTTAACATCATGCGAGGCCCAATGTTGTGTTATTtacgataacatttttttcgggtcattttggaataaaaactcACTCACAAGGTGCATTTAAATACGCCTTGCTCACCCAcaaaaaggattttttaaagccaaaattttctcaaatttttattactttttgtaTAGTAAAACAATCAATTTTTACCCGTTacctcaaattttaaatatagattcgAGCCAGgttgatatacatatttataaaaaaaaaactgcgttTTGGATATATGaaaccaaggcgtattaacaaggtgagtgcataaaatcagctgtttcttaatttgctgtggttttatgtacactatatgtcaaggcgtatttaacaaggtgacagcagtggcgaattgaaataaatacaggcgaattcacttattttttatatatagagtttgacatacgggcgtacgggctactattttttatatatgaagtttgacatttgtgcgtgatatttctataatcagctgtgctgccgatggcaccttattaaatgcaccttgaacacatttttgcaaaaattgacAACAATGtaaacaaggcgaatttatataaggtggtgtcagtcaaacagctgattacttatttttcgcttgtTTGTTTCTAGCGCCTGTCAAAGcttctttttatatttcaatatctacatattctaagtttatcaacaaaatatttacatatttatttttataaataagttaATCCACCACTATTCAATTATTCACACGATTTTAggttttaatacaaattcattaattttctgtttctgttttttgacatttgtaaaatcatttgttgtttttgaacGTAAACATAAATTACAACGCCGTTAATTTTCGACTAACCATGAACTATGTTTGCATGACGTGAGGCGAAGAATGATAGGAAAACACGAGaagtgaacaaaaatattactgtaataagaaaataataaatagaagtgtacacacaaacaaaaaacaggAAAATCAATTTTCGTTACAATAAAGAAAACACACTTATTGGGAGATTAAtccaattaaatttattgtaaaaatagcAAGAGAATCACCTAGAAAACATTGTAAAACCAAAACAAAGAATTAAACAGAGTGGAAAAgacagtaacaaaaaaaaataaaaaaaaacagtaaaaacaccaacacaattataaataacattTGAAGCTAACAAGAGTCATACAAGGGCAGGGCTAGACGAAATGGTTGGTATATTGGACGACACCTGCTTTCGTTATCCATTGGGAACACGTATAAAAATTGGGGAAAACTATGGTACCGTACGCTATGTGGGAGAAGTAAgcataaatattgatttaaccATAAAAGTAGAGCCTACTAATATTTGCGATTATCTCTTTTCTTAGGTAACTGGTTATCAAGGAACTTGGTTGGGTATCGAATGGGATGACCCTAAAAGGGGAAAACATAATGGTACTGTAGATGGTAAACATTATTTCTATAGCATGCACCCGACTGCTGGAAGTTTCATTCGTCCAGGAAAGGTAGGGCCATGTGAATCGTTGGAAGATGCGGCACGTGAACGCTACTTGGGCTATACAGATAACGCTTTGGATAAACAGTTAATGCGTGAAACACAGGCATCTATTCAGGCGCCTTTGTTTGAAATAGTAGGCATGGATAAGTTAGCTCGCAAACAAAGTAAATTTGAGCAATTGAGTGAAATCAGCGTTGACAATAGTCCCATTAACACAGCTGGCTACTTGAAGGAGTTTGTCACATTAACCACATTAAATTTAAGTAATACATTAATTTGGAATTGGGAAATAATAGCTGATATATGTCAACAAGTACCCACACTGAAAGATTTGAATTTGAGGTAAGATTTAATACAGCAATACAGCATAGTtagattattttaataaaactaatattttttaccaACCAGCGGCAATCGTTTGGTTTTACCCACAGATTCACAAGTGGCGGAACTATATAAAGCTtttaacaatttgaaatttataaatttgcgCAATTGTGGCTTTACCGATTggtctcatgtcatccaaacgGCTCGTTTATGGCCTATGATAGAATCTCTGGGTTTACAAGAGAATCCAATAAGTGAACTAAGCGTTGTCAATACTAAGGAGATCTTTAAGAATTTAATGTAAGTacacatttttggttaaaatttaatgtaagtacacatttttggttaaaatttttgtaagtaaattttaaataattaacgtATGTGAACAAGGAGCATAAATTAGTTAAAAGCtgacaatatatacaaaatataaggctgtgccgaatctgcCGAATCACATGTAATCAAATATTTGGTATCATAAAATTTCGGCCTTAGAGTCGGTCAGCACCCAAtctctcaatctctggttatcgtttttcgtaacgatatacttccaattaatataattttagctTGAGAACTGTCAGCATATCGTCGCGATAATAAAAACCAGAGATTAAGATAATGGGCacactaacccccattaacacgaagcctggttaggtgttaactaatagttatacgattggttaaaattatttttgtaggaAAACTGTCACTTTAACTATTTGTTAACACATATTctgacttcgtgttactgggagTTAGTTGAAGTGGCTAAATATCATGAATTTGGCATCAGCTGAAATCAAACAGTTTTAGTTGcattttagtttattattagaAAGAAAGCAGACCACTACAAATAAATCTAACTCAATATAAcaaaactgttttattttttttacagagaATTAGATTTGCACCGTACTAAAATAATGGATTTTGACCAGGTTTGCAAATTGGGAAATATCAAAACATTAGTTTCGTTAAATCTTATGGAAAATGGCattgaagaaataaaattaCCCGAATGTGAAGCAAATGTTAAATTGGACATGTTTATTGCATTGGAGCAGTTAAATCTACTTTATAATCCAATATGGAATGAAGCCGACGCCTTTAATGAGTTGGACAAATTGCCAagattaaaaatgttgtataaaACACCACATTTAAAATCGGACTTTGATGAAATGTTCGCTAAAGCTGTTGCTTCGATCtcaaatttacaaattataaataaaataaatttaacggCCGAAGAAAGGCGTGGTGCTGAATATGATATATGGAAAAAATACGCGGTAGAATGGCTGCAAGCTTCAAAATCTCCGGATTCTTTGAAAGAATTCTATAAAAAACATCGCTCTTATGCTAACATAATAAGAAGTAAGTGACTTTTAATACCTCAAATTGTACAccaattgtattaaatttgcatataattgttttttttttagaatatggTTCTCCAGCCGAGTTTATACCAAATAACAATAAGAAAatctcaaatttaattaaaattcgtaTTTTAAATACACAAACTGGAGAAGTGTGGGAGAAGAAATGTCCTCGCATGATTACAGTACAGACTTTGCTTGGTCttattgttaaacattttcacATGGATTCCACCAATTATTCACCACAGTTGAGCTACATTGATCATAAATACCCCGACTTAGTTGTACCTTTAGATAATTTATCCAAAACATTGGATTTTTATTCCTTACAAGAAAATGATACTGTTCAGGTTAAATGGTAAAATCGTAAAACGAAGCAGCAAATGAACAGTGTTAAAAAGGAACTTTCATTTACATCACACACATGTTTGTCAATTTTATTTGTTCCGTTTCAAATTGTTAACTGTAttatattttcatagaaaagaaaaattaatgaattaatggccttatattgtatttttatattttttttttacattatcttaacatatttaatttattcataatgatgatcaatgatgatgattatgcaaatttctaattattgctaaattaacaaaataccTAAATAACCCATGTTTTATTGAATATacataaatgattaaatttatttgaaatgtgtTGTAGATTTCATGTGTTTTAATTGAAGTCAAGTAAATCAGGAATGTATGAATAATAATTCGTAGTTTGAAGGATCCAAAATCTTtacccattttttatttttttcaaagttggtTAGTATGGAATTTATTCATTCTCCCATTGGGATCCATTGAATATGAATATTACTTGGCTGATCTAACTGGGGGAAAACGCTATGAACAATGAATCCAATTGGATttgtaacaattatttttaataaatatatgaaaattagtttttaattaaaaaaagttttggatccGAAAAAGGCAGAATTACCCGAGGTACCCCACTTTGGATTTTAGGCCCTTATATTCAATAAgttccaaaataaaaacttaaactcaacttCACCACTTCTATAGCTATGGgaacttttattaaaatcggacagatttttttttccaaattcccCCACTGTGCGCCCTCTGTTTCgatgttttcattttgtttaaacatcTGATCACCCTTCCATCTCTATATATTATGACATAacacatttattttgaatagCACCAAACCATAgtggaaaaagtaccattttaaatGTCAGATGGtagtatattttaataacattaaccaTCCCTGATCAATGTCAACTTGACACTCGCCCATCATATGTTAAAACTGTTATAATGCATGTTGTTGAATTTGTTATCATCATCTTCGAGTTGGTTTTGTTGGTTGTTATGTAGTTTTTTCTGAAtgtaaattttgtcaaaattattttcgaaaaatttcaattaaaagaaCCGTAAAATAATGTCAGAGTCTGATCAGGATCCAGTTGAGGTAATGCTTAAGAAAACGGGTTGCATTGAATTACATTACAAAGTACAGGAGTGCATAGCTGAGACCGGCGATTGGCGCAGCTGTCAGGACAAGGTGAAAGAGTTTAAGGATTGCATGCAA
Proteins encoded in this region:
- the Tbce gene encoding tubulin-specific chaperone E; this translates as MVGILDDTCFRYPLGTRIKIGENYGTVRYVGEVTGYQGTWLGIEWDDPKRGKHNGTVDGKHYFYSMHPTAGSFIRPGKVGPCESLEDAARERYLGYTDNALDKQLMRETQASIQAPLFEIVGMDKLARKQSKFEQLSEISVDNSPINTAGYLKEFVTLTTLNLSNTLIWNWEIIADICQQVPTLKDLNLSGNRLVLPTDSQVAELYKAFNNLKFINLRNCGFTDWSHVIQTARLWPMIESLGLQENPISELSVVNTKEIFKNLIELDLHRTKIMDFDQVCKLGNIKTLVSLNLMENGIEEIKLPECEANVKLDMFIALEQLNLLYNPIWNEADAFNELDKLPRLKMLYKTPHLKSDFDEMFAKAVASISNLQIINKINLTAEERRGAEYDIWKKYAVEWLQASKSPDSLKEFYKKHRSYANIIRKYGSPAEFIPNNNKKISNLIKIRILNTQTGEVWEKKCPRMITVQTLLGLIVKHFHMDSTNYSPQLSYIDHKYPDLVVPLDNLSKTLDFYSLQENDTVQVKW
- the LOC135960543 gene encoding cytochrome c oxidase assembly factor 4 homolog, mitochondrial — protein: MSESDQDPVEVMLKKTGCIELHYKVQECIAETGDWRSCQDKVKEFKDCMQKYVDAQTKKYAHLK